GGACATTTCATGAAGGCTTTGCAATATATGATTTCTTGAAGAATGATCCAATTCTACAACAGAACCGTCTTGCAGTTGCACATATGAGCTTCTTTCCAATAGATTTTCCACCGCACCCTGAAAATGAAGCACCATATGTTAGATATATAAATCCCAAAAAGCACACATCACCAAAGAGTCATCCAGGAATAAAATATCTAGAACGAGTCTATACTAACCCGTGAGCACCTACTCACAAACAGAATAAAAAGAGTAAAAAGTTCAGTTGAATAGTTAAACCAATCCTGGATGACGGAGCAGTATTGGGGTACGCTGGCAGCCCGCACAAACTTGCCAGTTCATGATGAATCCTCATGAAGGTGTTAAAAGGAACGGGGTAGACCTAAAATCACATGAAAGGAAGTTGTCACGAAAGACCTAGGTGATATCGACTAGTTGGGAATAGGTTTTAGTCTTGTTAGATAACTTACTTATATTTTTTGTTAAGGTAAATAAGTTTATTAACAAATTGGCATATAGATATGTTAACGCAAGACTCGAACCCGTGAACTCCACCTCACTTTGGACACCCTTAGCCACTGGGCTGCCTCTCTCAGTTGTAACTTCttctaatattattattattactacatatatatatatatatatgttcttTTTATATTATTTGATATAATGATGATATGAGTTAAGCTTAAATGAAGTGAGGATTCATACAGCTGGCCTAACTTGTTTGGGATTGAGGTGTACTTGTTGATGGCTTCAACAACAGCTAAATAGCAATAGAGGCCGAGCGTATGAAGTTCAAATACCAGACACAATACACATCTTGCAACTTTTGACAACTGTTGACCTCGATGAAGAAGACACTGACAATATGGAAGCATATGGTGCTTAAACTGCTATTTAATAATGTGCATTCTCCATATTTAGGGTTACCATGAGAATACTCTGAAGTGAAAAATCACACAGATCCATAGTAGCAGTTCCAtagaaagaaaaaattaaaagggAGCATAAAAGTGAAGtgccaaaaaaacaaaaattgcaACACAAGCAGCCAAATCAGAATCTGCACAGAACCAAATATTCATGCTGATGCATTAATCATTATGCTTCCATAATCCATAGTGCCAAGAAATATCAAATCAAAAGTGTAGGCAATCGTAATAGAGAATCCAAGGGAATAAAGAACATACCTTCACAAGTAATGATTTTCTACCAGAGGGGGAAGTCGTGATGACACCCATGGATTTCCTATCACGGTCAAATTCAAGAGTAGCAATACGCTGTTCAATTTTGTTCCATGCGTAAGAACAGCCTACATTCAGCCAATTGAAGTCAGGCCATGTGCCGTGCCAATGAAGTCCCATTATGGACATAACAACAATATAACAGAAACTGCAACTTACGGAGGCCATCTTTGTCACTTGAAGAGGAATTGGATCTGAGGCCATCAGGAAGTCCCATTTTCTCAACCAGAACCTTAAATCAAATCAAGAAACTCTAAACCAGTCAACGGAAAGCTTTAAAAAAGCGAATAAGTCTGTTTTTAAAGTATATACACAATATCAAGCAATGTACATCAGAGATAATTAACTTAATTCACTCTTTGTTTGTGTTGGGAGGGAAGGGGTGGTAGCCAGCAGAAACTATGTAGAGACAAAAAATAAACAATGTAGGGGTCAGAAATCTGATTTTTACCTTCTATAAATGCCATTGATAAATCAAGGATCCACATTCCAGACAATGATAAATGACCGTTTCTAATAAATAAAGCTTAGAGTAACTGAATAATGGTTTAGCATAATACAATAACATACTGGATAGACGGCAGAGATACTAATCTATTAAGATAAGCAAAGCAATCCACTTCAAATATAAAATCAGTACCTTCAGTGCCGCTTCAGTGGGCAGCCCGCTGGCAATATAGTGCTGGCCAGATTTTTCAACTCCAGAATCATTGCAGACAGCAGCAATTTTTGCGATTATTTCTAGGTTAGAGTCCATCCGACCCATTGGCCAGTCCTGTATCTTTCCATCAAAGGGATCATATGTGGTCCCTTCAACATCGAAGGATCGAACTGTGTTAGCCTTGGCACCCATAGCAACAAGCTTTGACACAGCCATCTGATTAGTAGTCAGAGTTCCTGTTTTGTCAGAGCAAATAACAGTTGTACAGCCAAGAGTTTCAACACTAGGCAATTTACGAACAAGTGCATTCTTAGCAGCCATCTTGCGTGTGCCAAGCGCCAAACAAGTTGTAATGACTGCTGGCAGACCTTCTGGAATGGCAGCAACTGCCAATGCCACCGCAATTTCAAAATAATAAGTGCATTTCTCAAATGAAAACTTGAAATTCCTTGGCCATCCATCAACAAACTCCCAAGAGAGGAAGTATTTCACATTAATCAGCCAAACCAAAGCACAGATGATACCAATTATGGCAGTCAAAACTTCTCCAAACTCATTTAGCTTTTTCTTCAATGGGGTATCTTCCTCGCTTTGTGCCGCTTCATGAATCTGCAAATGCACATTCCCTATCTCAGTATCCATCCCTATTTGAGTAACCAAACAAATACAATTTCCATTCACCACAGTCGTTCCAGCAAATACCATACATTTCTTCCCCTGGATATCAACATCCTCTGTTACAACTTTAGTGGTCTTACTAACTGCCTCACTCTCACCAGTCAATGATCCCTGCTCAAGCCGAAGAGTCGAACTGATCAAACTCAAAACTCTCATATCAGCAGGTACTTTATCTCCAACTTTCAACTCAACAATATCCCCTGGTACAAGCTCTTTAGCAGGCAAGCTAGAAATCCTTTTACCATCACGGATCACACAAGCAGTCTCAGACTGAATTTCCTTCAATGCCTCCAATGCCTTCTCGGCATTGCTCTCTTGCCAAACACCTACTATAGCATTAACAATTAGGATCAAGAAAATCACTAAAGGCTCCACGAAAGCAGTGATTTCCTTCTCACCGCCTTCTTCTCCATCTAACCAAGCCAAAACAAACGAAATCACCGCGGCACCAAGCAAAATCCTAACTAATGTATCATTAAACTGATCTAAAATCAACCTCAAAATCGACTGCCCTTCGTGCTTCTCCAATTCATTAAAACCATAGATCTGCCTCCTTTTAACAACCTCATCCTCACTCAAACCGTGATTCCTATCCACCTCGAACTTCTCCTCACATTCCTTCACATCTTTCGACCAAGCCGGAAAAACTTCCTTCTCCGACACACTTTTACCACCTATATTCTCTCTCTTCCCATAATTTTCACCTCCTTTTCCCATTTATAACCTCCAGAATCAGTAAAATCTAGTAAAAACCCAGCCAAAATCTCTAAAAAATACAGATTCACCTGAAATTCAAAACAAATCGAGAAAGTTCAAACTCACAATTAAATCTCATGATCGGACCATTTCATTATCTCAAAATTCAAAACAGGTAACAAAAATTAACCCTAACAATGATCTAGAGCAATCGCAACCATAATAGAACCTCCATTATCACAAAATTCAAAACAGGTAACAAAAATTAACCCTAATAAAGATCTAGAACAATCGCAACTACAATCGAAGCTTCtagaagaaaaataaacacaaatACGTAAACGAAAGAGATGTTTGAGGAAGCGGAATTTACCAGAAGAGTGGAGATTTGGAGGAGAGAGTGAGAAATGTTACTGTGCAAGCGGACTTAGGATAGTTATGGTATGGGTCTCTCTCTCCCTCAATATCTCTCTCGGGAAACTGTAGAGTTGAGAGAATCGAAAAATAAGAGATCTCTGCCCTTTACTTTATAATACTACTAACAAACAGAGagataattaataaataaatttaaaaaaataacgATAATAGGAAGAGAAGGTGAAAAAGCGGAGCGCTTACAGATCGGCTTTTGCTATTAGCTTCTGCGTACTTTCTCACTTTTAATGGACTCTGAtttattttattgttttattttttaactcTTTCGTGCTTTTTGGTATTTCCACTCCTGAAAAAATGTCTAGAAAGCTCCATAGTTTTGTGAATTGACCATTTTGACCTTTGATAGCGAAACTTAACTGAAATATAAattattattagatataataaaaaCCAGTACTTGTGAATTTAGAACGACAATAGTTTGGAGAGTTTAATTTATTAGCATGACAAATATCAGATGTAGAGTGATCctaaaaggataaaaagaataAATTCATACAAGAAAATGGCATAATTATTGTTGAAATATTATTATGTCTGATTTTGAAGTTTGTAGGATTTTTTATGCTATTGAATATCgaaataaatatattatttttaagaaaaaaattggCATTGTTACTAATATAGCACATCTATTCAATTTTACTATTGTGGACTTTATAGCACATTATACTTATAATCTCAACAATTAAATTATCAAATTCTTTTCCAATAACTTATGCCAGAAAGGGGACAAAAAATAGACTAACGAAAATGGGAAatgattattaaaaaaaaaaaaaaaaaagaggaaatgaTTGATCCATCACTTTCTGAGTGCTCAGGGGTTATTTTGTCATTTAATAGGTAAGCGGCCATATCTATTCGCTCACAAATGCTTTGACCCTTTGCGAAATCGTTTTAGGGGAGAAGTGGGAGGTCATCATATGCTGAACCAATAAGAATGCGCCACGTAATCAAACGGTTGGAAATTTCCTGTGCTTACGACCTTGAGATGACGTGTCAAGATATTAGTGGATGCACGTGTTTAGAACTATTTCGTGGTCGGACAGTGAATCAACTACTATATGATTAAGTTAATTCATTTTAAAATTTATCTAATTAATCATATTTaatgaaaagagaaatttccAGGTGCTTACCTTGTGCTAAAGAAAAGGGAATAGAATAATACAAAGAGTGATGACTGGGGATACCTAGGGATACAGCATATTCCTTCTTTCTATACTTTTACTATTTGTGTTTTATACTATTattctattttattattttatattattttgaaTCTATGGTAGCTCTCcttttccaaaaaaataaaaaaagagtttaATGTTTACTTACTAAAGGGAGAAAGAAAATTAATATCAGTTATAAGTCGATTGCAAGTAACTATCTACGCTAAGAATGTGTTGCTCAGATGCGGACCTATCTCGAGGGATTACCAAACCTTATAAATTTCAGGTGAAAtcttgtatatgtatatgtatattctTGAAAATGATTAACCCTGAATATTAAAAGCCATTAGGATGAACTAGTTAAGCAAAATACTAGTGGACCCCGTCTTAGGGTTGTGCATAATATGGCAAATATCGAATTATTGTACTGAAATCGAAAATTTTGGTATATGATATTCGGTATTTTAGTATTGgttaaatttttaaaataatttgataTTATGTATGgtatttaaagaaaaaatatcaaaatgttAATACTTTACCGAAatatatattaaattattattaattaacataCTAAGTTACACAATACTTTTCGTTGGTATTCATGTTGAGATTGGCAGTAAAGCCCATATACTTCTttagaaaaatagagaaataagGTAGGATGTAGATTTTAATTATTACTCTTTAAATTGCCAAGCAGTTTAATGTAATATTTCAATGATTTTGGGATGTCTCTTACTCCGTTACTCTTGTATTGTTGTTGTATATGTTAGATTAGTCCTTCTTGTATTCTTTAATTTCAACAATCTACGCAAATAACATGATATTTCTAATGATTAAATATATTCTTTTATGTACTTTTTTGTCTCTTAGTTGATATCTGATGGTTTTGGACGAAGATTTTATCAACAGTCAAGTGAGTTTAGAACGTTTTTATTGAGTACTTTCATTAAGAATATTACAATATATAGCTCTATGCACTAGTTAATATTCAAGTCGAATAAACCAAGATTATCGAACCAAATAAACAGAAACTAGAAGGAGAAATGCCGAATCATATCAAATGTAATTAGGTATGGTATTGATATAGCATTTTAAGTAATCgaataccaaaaatatcaaattaaaatGATTAAATACCGTACCGTACCGATCAACTAACACCCCTACTCCGTCTCATTAAAATCCTAGGTCCACCTATCGTGTTCATAGCCTTTTTGATCCGGCTAAAATAAGCTGATCAATATACAATCAACGGTACTCGCTTAAAATATTTTATTGATTACCAATTACAATTGCTTAATGTAATAATAGTTATATGTGGTTGACTTTTGATTAactaaataaatttaaaatatttagacGGCAAGTTTACGGAGATTAGACTCCAATTAATAGACATTAGGAAAGAATTTATAGTTCAATTACATTGAAGCCCACATGACCTTTCTTTAAAAAATCTATTACGTTAGAAAATAAAATTTACATTGATACTATTAaaattaggggtgtacaaacctgtttaccctaaaaattgaataacaattaaacttgtaatgtgattttaaggatacgtgatttcacTTAATATCAATTAAGAAACTTGAAGATAAGAAATAGAAATTGATAATAATGTAAAGCAAACCACAGAGACCTTGAGTTGGAATACCCTCGAGCTAGTagagaaagaacaattaaaaaacAGCGAACTGATGAACAAGAGCGTAAATTAAAGAGAGATTATTGTATtgcttttttttgtgtgtgttaaTGTCAGGTGTCTACAAATGATAGAGACTCCTCTTTATAAagtagaggaatcctaattaTGGTACAACTCTAATTACAAAAGTAAATCCCACGGTTAGCCTAAACAACCGCCCTTGATCTGATCTGTCTGGGAACCCAGTCGTGATCCTCGATCGGTTACGGATATCTCGTTTTTTCGTTATTACGCTTCGCCCGAAGTCTATCATATATGGTCTCGATCGCTATTGGCCTTGATCTTGACGAGCACCTCAATTCTCGAGCTTGATTCTTACCTTCATGTTCTGACCTGATCTATTATGAGACTGACCCTCGACAGGTTCTGTGGTCTCGACCAAATAGTCTAATTGGGTAAGCTAGGTTTTAatcgtatacaaatagtcccctcgttttttgGAATGTAATGACAAGAAACGAATTGAGGCTTTCGAACTCGCTCTCAGATTTACCGTGATGTAAGCATCGTGATGCATGTGGCAGAGATGACTGAAACGTCCTATCGATTCAACTTCCAAAGCTTTTAAGGCGTGTCAGTTGTTGGTCGACCATTAGCAACCTTGAACCGTCGCTGTGAAACCCATAAATAGATCCCTTTTCCATTTTTTCACTTTTATGTTCAATCTCTTGCGCTCTAATTTTCAGAAATCTTTGCATTTTCCAAGTTCTTCTTCTACAAATCTTCAAGCTTCTTTGCTAACCTCTTCTTAATACGCCAAATCTCCCACTCTGAGTTCTTACCGATTCTTAAAAATGGCTAAGACTTCCAAAACTGTCCCTCATAAAGAAAAAGCCTCTTCATCAAAACCCGTCGGCACCGCCGATGCGATGGAATATCCTCTCGCTGACTTTGTTCCGATGAAATGTGCGACTGCCTCCAATTTCAAGGTGGAAAACACACCCTCGACACCGAggcgatgtgagaacatgtcgaGGTACATGTGTACAATTACTAAGCGACTCCTCGATAAGGTAAAAGAGGAGTGCAATTGGATTGGCAAGGATGTTACAGTGCCTAGCCCTGAAGAATCCATCATTACTTACAAGGAGGGGTATTTGACCGTCTACACCTTCCTCTCCACGATAAGTCCCTTGGAACCTATCATCATTGCCTTCTGTAAGAGGTACAATGTCACTCTGGGCCAGATCTATCCGTCGTTTTGGAGGAACGTGATCCTCCACCGATTCTTCATAAGTAAGATCGAGGGGCATTCTTTTACCCTCGATCATCTCATGCGCCTTTATGGCCCTCGGCTTTATTGAGGAGGCATGATCAAGCTTTATCGTCGAGCTACCAAACCCCCATTCTTGAGTATAGACGAGACTCGAGACCGAGGTTGGATGGGCAGGTTTGTGCGAATAAGGACCTCGGATCTGATCCTCGCCGGAGATATGTCGTTCCTCGAGAGGTGGAACATGGAACGTAAGTGTTTGTTTGGCCTTCCGAGTACCTATTATTGTCGTTCCTACTATCTTCATTTTCCTTCATCTGAAATATTTTTGTGTTGCAGCCAAGGTTGTTGTGCCAGAAGTGATCCCCAACATGAGGTAATAGGTTGAGGGATTAGTGCCTCAAAAAGTCTACTCCGAGCGTGCTCGGATAAAGTTGTCGAGAGGTTGATGGGAGGCTCGAAATCACAGTAATTTCCTTTTTTCTCTGCAAAGTTTCCATTCGTgctttatttttgtatttattcGTTTTTCTCTTTTTGCAGGTCTTGGGAAGGATGTGCCGATGAGGCTCCCTTCTGCTGAAGAAATGGTGCTTCTTTCTGCATCTGCCATGAAGCAGGGCAAGGAGAAGAAAAGAATAGAGGCTCAGAGCTCCTCAAGCTCGGAGAAGAAAAAACCAGCCAGAAGGCCCCACAAATATAAGGGGTAGGTCATCCCCTTAACTCTGAAGTCTGTCCACCAATTAGCGGATGAAACCGaagatgaggatgaagaagaagatttcGATTTGGTACGTCATGTGCGGGATGACACCGAGGTTCAAAGAACCACTGAACAGGCAGGGGTCGAATCTGCTTCGCCCCGGCATACTTAGTCAGAATGAAGGTGACGCCTCCAAAGATCCACTTGGGGCAATAGTGGTCGGGGATTCCTCCTTATTCCCTCTAGTCTCAGATTCGATGATTCATGAAGCCCATTCTGCGGAGACTTGTCAGGGGGCTCGGGGGAGGAAGACTTTTTTCGTGGCTATTTTACCGACGTGGAAGATGTCACTGGTTTGGGTGTTTCAGTCGTACCAAAGAAAAGCTCAAATGAGGCTTCCTCAAGCTATATATTGGCCAATCAGTTCTCGGCTCCCAGCGTTGATCCAGATCGGAAATGGCCTTTGATCATCTCGATCCCGGAGTATACACAAGTTTTTTCTGCCCCCGTAGGGGTAGCAAGCTACCTTCGATGTTTGGTCATTGAGAAGGATCAAGCCAAAATGGATGCGGTGGATGTTGCCTGCTTGTTCAACGAGGCCCATCATGCCCTTAATCGGGTAAGTTCAAAGGTCATTGCCTTTTTATGATTTTTGTCTTGTAAATATTCCTAACATTACTTCTTTTCTTGCAGGCTTCGGTGTTGCACCATGAGGACTTTTTTTGAGCCCAAGAGGAACGCAAGGCCGAGGTTCAAGGCCTTACCGAGAAGCGCAACACTTATAAGATTCTCAGTGAAAAGCTTTAGGTGGACCTGTTGGAGGCCCGAAACGCACATGAAGAGATGGTCAAGTAGGAATGCCGAATTCTTCATGATAGTGATAACGAATCGGAGATAACGATTAATAAACCCACTATGCAGGCTCATTAGAGGCTCAAAAAGATCAAAGGCTTTCAAGGGCAAATAGACGAGGTGTGACCTGAGGCCGAGCAGTTTAAGGGATGTATGGACATCTTGGCTGCACAAAAGGAGACCGTTCAGGCAGAGCTAGATTCTGCCAAGTCGCAACTTCGTCAGGCAAAGGACAAATCCTTGACCCTAGCGAAGAAGGCTGAGGAACTCAAAGCCAACCTAGCCAAGTTGGTCGAGGAACTCGACGTCGTAGATTCGGATTTGTTGCGACCAGTAATAAGGCCCAAGCTATCGCAGATCGATACAAAGCTGATGCTGGGGCATGGGTCCACCCTCGAGCAGGCCGGAGGCACGGTCAATCATTCGAAGTGGCAGGCTCGAAGGGAGGTTCTCGAGGACATCCTAGTTCGCAGTGTCAACATAGCCGCTGAGCTTGAGATCGCCAAGGCTGAGGAAGCAACGACTCAGAAATTTGCGTTCCCCGATGAGGATTCCGAGGATGCGAGCAGGCCTGGTGGAGAAGATTCTGAGGGCGAAGAAGATGCCTCTGAAGAAAACTAGGCCCCTAGGATTAATAGTATTTCTTTTAAGGCTGCCATTGTAAGAAGTTTTTGATCGGACCAAATGGTGCTTGTAAGAAAAATTTTGGTATATAAAAGTTTTCCTTTTTGAATTTCCCTTGTTTTGTCTTAACTTGCTTTATTTCAATTTCCGCTTCGTACAAATTTTGTTTTGACCATGTCTTGGAAATTTTCACAAGTGTGAGGCTTGGGCAGTTTGATCAAAATTGGACTAGTGCAATCTCTATAGTCGAGCAAGTATTTGCTTGAACTCGAAGTATGATGACCCTTAGGTTTTAGTTGAGTGAGGACAAATTTTCGAACTCAAAAATAAAACATCCTTTAGGCTCTTGAATTAGGCCGATACGACCTTAAAAGAGTGGGTTTTTACCTTTTTCGGCTTAAAAAgtttaatcatataaaaatttgTTATGCCTCAGCATGAGATAAATCTGTACCTATTAGGATTCAGTGTTATCGAAATTTTTTGTTATGCCCCAACATAAGTTTGTTCGAGAGTTCGAACAATTtggtacctcttaaggttttcAAGGGTTGATGTTATCGAAACCCTATGTAAATTTGCTGAGGGTAGCCCTTTTTGAAccggttttatgaaaatatttgaaggCCTGTTTGATTACGAAATTCGGACGTCTCCAAACCGTGTTAGTTTAGCTGTAGCATTTAACTTGATATTTACCCATTGGGCTTATTTCTTGATTATACTTCAAACTTGTTCAAGTATCATTCCCCGCGTGGGGTGGCCCTGGCCTATAAAATCGAGGATTGCCTTTTTAAGGTCATAAGATTTCGAAGTTTAATAATTCGAGCATGTCGATTTTCGGACGATAGTCCCCGAGTACGGGGTTAATTGCTCGAGCCTTAGTTGCGATTGGATCTTGAGTCGGTTTCCGTGATATATCGTAAGTACgaaattgtaaagtagaaattTCAGTAAGGCATGGAACATCTGATAAGGAAAAAGTACTTCTTTCaatagtgttgatacccaatttttatatatatattttatagatgtacttacttttaaaatagcatatatatgcatatataagcatgcacaagatttttataatttttttataattttaaaatgctTTAAAATGATTTCATTCTCCCctttttacttataaaatttccaataattatccttcaaattattgttgtgataatttaatcatctaaatcctatatttattccaaaatattgcttaaatattttttgtgtattttttataattgcatttatatttttaagccaatttgcatataattgcaatattagccttgttaatgtacaattacgttttatatgcataaaataatcttctatatttttaaaacattaaatatctattttaaatcattttagtacatgaaattaatttttagaaatcatctattatttattataaattatatagggttaaattggctatttaaaacttagccaaattatatttcaattttagcctcaattaaacccaataccccaACCCAATTTCGGATTAAAATACCTGACCCAAGCCCTAATtacacctacccgacccaaaacccatcagatcctggccgttgatctaaaagatcaacaacCCTCAttcattctttcctttttaattccaaacgacccctaaccctaatcacttttccaTATCCGCCGCCCTAagatcctctcctctctcaaaacactctcaacctaaccctaatcttcaaccGCCGACCTCCCATCCCCGGTCATCTCCGGTAACCTCTCATCGTctcttaagcctccaatggcttctctcacgccatgcttgccttctctaaggtatTCAAGGACCCAGGGCCATgacgacttgcatctagggttcgtcacccgcctgttcttggctactccagtgtgatttcaagcaaaatcatgttgtatttgctaCGATCCTTGGGTTTCTAGACATGTTTCTTCATCTCTATACGGGtttctttcgaaaccctaatttttttctACACCTCCTAGTAGATCTaagacgatttgagtttgtttctttaatgttttacactgtccttgagactctttacaagaatcgttgaTTTTAAGTGTTTTTCTCCTAAAAAAgtgtttttcaccttcttctaaaaaaactagggtttcagaacttcttttaaaaccttgtttaacgaatctttgtgtttaaacttctatttcttgcacatttagactgattctatgattttactaacATCTTTAACTTGTCTATGTTGAAAGtcctaattttctaggtttcttcgttTGGTTCCGTGTATCAGCCTGATTGACTGGTTCTCGTTTTTGAGTTTCTTTGACCATCTTGCCTTGAATATGTTTCTATTgagtttcttagcctaacttacatcGGTTCTATGTGcgtgtgttcatcttgactgttcaatACTTGCCTCTTTCTAATCGAATCAGTATCTTTTAACTTTCATGCTTGCTAGAGTTATGTGTCGACCTCTGGTTATCCTTGTCTCACTTTGTTTATATGTTGAACACTGACTCAtgactctctctttgattgattctgagttccctATTTCCTATCTTGATTTGAAAAGCTTTCTTTTAGACCTTCGATTCTTCCTGTTTAAACTTGGCCTATTTTATTCTCCTTAAATCGATATTATTTCGAATCcttgattc
The Nicotiana sylvestris chromosome 11, ASM39365v2, whole genome shotgun sequence DNA segment above includes these coding regions:
- the LOC104227137 gene encoding calcium-transporting ATPase 4, endoplasmic reticulum-type-like, with protein sequence MGKGGENYGKRENIGGKSVSEKEVFPAWSKDVKECEEKFEVDRNHGLSEDEVVKRRQIYGFNELEKHEGQSILRLILDQFNDTLVRILLGAAVISFVLAWLDGEEGGEKEITAFVEPLVIFLILIVNAIVGVWQESNAEKALEALKEIQSETACVIRDGKRISSLPAKELVPGDIVELKVGDKVPADMRVLSLISSTLRLEQGSLTGESEAVSKTTKVVTEDVDIQGKKCMVFAGTTVVNGNCICLVTQIGMDTEIGNVHLQIHEAAQSEEDTPLKKKLNEFGEVLTAIIGIICALVWLINVKYFLSWEFVDGWPRNFKFSFEKCTYYFEIAVALAVAAIPEGLPAVITTCLALGTRKMAAKNALVRKLPSVETLGCTTVICSDKTGTLTTNQMAVSKLVAMGAKANTVRSFDVEGTTYDPFDGKIQDWPMGRMDSNLEIIAKIAAVCNDSGVEKSGQHYIASGLPTEAALKVLVEKMGLPDGLRSNSSSSDKDGLRCSYAWNKIEQRIATLEFDRDRKSMGVITTSPSGRKSLLVKGAVENLLERSSYVQLQDGSVVELDHSSRNHILQSLHEMSSKALRVLGFAYKEDLPEFLTYNGDEDHPAHELLLNPANYPSIESKLIFVGLAGIRDPPRKEVRGAIEDCRQAGIRVMVITGDNKNTAEAICREIGVFGSHEDISSRSLTGKEFMELANPKAHIRQSGGLLFSRAEPRHKQDIVRLLKEDGEVVAMTGDGVNDAPALKLADIGIAMGIAGTEVAKEASDMVLADDNFSTIVSAVGEGRSIYNNMKAFIRYMISSNIGEVASIFLTAALGIPEGLIPVQLLWVNLVTDGPPATALGFNPPDKDIMKKPPRRSDDSLISAWILFRYLVIGLYVGVATVGVFIIWFTHDSFLGIDLSGDGHSLVTYSQLANWGQCKTWDNFTASPFTAGSQVISFDKPCDYFVEGKVKAMTLSLSVLVAIEMFNSLNALSEDGSLLTMPPWVNPWLLLAMSVSFGLHFLILYVPFLAQVFGIVPLSLNEWLLVLAVALPVILIDEILKFIGRCTSGIRTSARRPTKSKEE